The Lachnospiraceae bacterium oral taxon 500 genome window below encodes:
- a CDS encoding alpha amylase — MMKKQVIIGLLLILLTACQPANPQADAVNGEKSGTENAENLEKTETAKTEVPSGKEAKTKLPVIGAEKTMSIQEVEDDYRNYYEVFVASFYDSDGDGSGDLNGVREKLDYIADMGFTGIWLMPVHPSDTYHKYDVKDYYGIDPAYGSMADMEALLAACQERNIALILDLVVNHTADDHPWFTAAAEYLRGLSPEAEPNPADCPYVNYYTFTKDAARGKSYHPLSGSDWYYEGVFWGEMPDLALDQPEVRAEIEKIMDFWLEKGVSGFRLDAVKEYFSGRTQKNIEFLTWLEQTAQSKKADVYLVGEAWSDLSEIAEYYASGLPSFFNFALATGEGKIAQVLNRKAKADRHTAKSFAEAMAKLEQSFAPKNPNYRDALFIANHDNVRAANYFKGDVAKMKAAAGMYLTMTGVSFTYYGEEIGLISQGTKDENKRTAMLWDETGRGLTRNPADADSFEQTAAPVSVQEQDGESLLRYYQKALHLRQELPAIARGKVKVLAAYSDQDVACVEKTWQEQTLILVYNLSAEAKTIDFSAENWQDKTLLGFLTVKAEEMPVWQEQKLMLPAYGIAVLGVGSR; from the coding sequence ATGATGAAAAAGCAAGTGATAATTGGCTTGCTCTTAATACTGCTTACTGCCTGTCAGCCTGCGAATCCGCAGGCTGATGCTGTAAACGGGGAAAAGAGCGGCACAGAAAATGCGGAAAATTTAGAGAAAACGGAAACTGCGAAAACGGAAGTACCGTCAGGGAAAGAGGCCAAAACTAAACTCCCCGTGATTGGTGCGGAAAAAACCATGTCGATTCAAGAAGTGGAGGACGACTATCGGAATTATTATGAAGTTTTTGTTGCTTCTTTTTATGACAGTGACGGCGACGGAAGCGGTGATTTAAACGGTGTGCGGGAAAAACTCGACTATATCGCCGATATGGGATTTACCGGAATTTGGCTGATGCCGGTGCATCCGTCGGATACTTATCATAAATATGACGTCAAGGATTATTACGGGATTGATCCGGCTTACGGCAGTATGGCTGATATGGAAGCTCTGCTCGCTGCCTGTCAGGAACGGAATATTGCCTTGATTCTGGATCTGGTTGTCAATCACACGGCGGATGATCACCCTTGGTTTACGGCGGCAGCGGAATATTTGCGAGGGCTCTCGCCTGAGGCGGAGCCGAATCCGGCGGATTGTCCCTATGTGAATTATTATACTTTTACGAAAGATGCTGCCAGGGGAAAATCCTATCACCCTCTTTCCGGCTCGGACTGGTATTACGAGGGGGTGTTTTGGGGAGAAATGCCGGATTTAGCGCTGGATCAGCCGGAAGTCAGGGCCGAGATTGAAAAAATCATGGATTTTTGGCTGGAAAAAGGTGTTTCCGGATTTCGACTGGATGCGGTGAAAGAATATTTCAGCGGCCGGACGCAAAAAAATATTGAGTTTTTAACCTGGCTGGAACAAACCGCGCAGAGCAAAAAGGCGGATGTGTATCTGGTTGGTGAGGCTTGGTCGGATTTGTCGGAGATTGCTGAATACTACGCCAGCGGTTTGCCGTCGTTTTTCAACTTTGCTCTGGCGACCGGTGAGGGGAAAATTGCGCAGGTGCTAAACCGCAAGGCTAAGGCCGATCGGCATACTGCCAAATCTTTTGCGGAGGCGATGGCAAAGCTGGAACAGAGTTTTGCTCCGAAAAATCCGAACTATCGGGATGCTTTATTTATTGCCAATCATGATAATGTTCGGGCGGCCAATTATTTTAAGGGTGATGTCGCCAAAATGAAAGCGGCGGCTGGAATGTACCTGACCATGACCGGCGTCAGTTTTACCTACTATGGCGAGGAGATTGGACTGATTAGCCAAGGAACCAAGGATGAAAATAAGCGGACGGCCATGCTCTGGGATGAAACCGGCCGCGGCCTGACGCGAAATCCGGCGGACGCCGACAGCTTTGAGCAGACGGCAGCACCGGTTAGCGTACAGGAGCAGGATGGCGAGTCGCTTCTTCGCTATTATCAAAAAGCCCTGCATTTAAGGCAAGAACTGCCGGCGATTGCCCGCGGCAAAGTCAAAGTGCTGGCGGCCTATTCGGATCAGGACGTTGCCTGCGTGGAAAAAACATGGCAGGAGCAGACGCTGATACTGGTGTATAATCTTTCGGCCGAAGCCAAAACCATTGATTTTTCAGCGGAAAATTGGCAGGACAAAACGCTGCTTGGCTTTTTAACGGTGAAAGCGGAGGAAATGCCAGTTTGGCAGGAGCAAAAGCTGATGCTGCCGGCCTACGGCATTGCGGTTTTAGGAGTCGGCAGCCGGTAA